One window from the genome of bacterium encodes:
- a CDS encoding S8 family serine peptidase: protein MKLSMVSCILFSLFCVGALLAAELEPALESALTTAGANQSFNVIVKLHSPRDLRALDRDLHLRKAPLAERHRLVIQALKANAAETQPPVRARLDRMKAAGEIGNYRAFWIENLITFSCGAKAILELATDPAVESIGFDYRTELIEPVVRGPLRQHFFGTLDNEAIPVGQRATGATRVNRELGITGHGRLVAGLDTGVDGLHPALASRWRGNDAPHDQCFRDIQGQQDTPYDTWGHGTHTMGTMCGREIRTNGDTITVGAAPDAKWIACNAIDNGGDMTQEVLDAFEWFADPDGNANTIDDVPDVIHNSWGLPDGSCFSNWNTAILNCEAAGPVVTWSAGNEGPSANSLRPPARFALSATEMFSIGAVDLSSDSVAPYPIADFSSRGPSGCAPNAAAIKPEIVAPGVDVYSSYPNNSYTTMSGTSMAGPHVAGIVALMREACPNCDVLTIKEALMNTAIDADYGPQGDDNTFGMGMVDAYAAVVSVSALGRVDGTITLANGDPLPGVRVQAVGQPGFTLSNAAGYYNLVVVEEGSYTVNYTKFGYQTQIQQNVQIVAQDTVHISLTMPPTPSGILAGTVITQSGFPVAGARVSFTGTPLDTLLNNASGQFVQSLPINPYSVHIRYSVATVPPRIYDADTTVTVTAADTTHVILTLPIAMCEPSPADAYGYRVYDRFDRALPCPYDWVDIRPSGGGHGTAFTYPHADSAAFFAAPFPMIFYGWLTDSLTVNCNGWMLPGIHRETGRINTRIPSDSAGDPPGIIAPLWGDFDRGFGESQYSYFDSAGGRWIFEFVSQRLLPNHLVNTWEVQLLDPAFYPTATGDCEMRFLYGSLSGSGSCTVGLENPAENTGVQVQRTVLSDWSWPVQDQAALRVTTGHVTEYGQVTLILSLNPPPAEGTTRTVRFAGRLMSASGTQPLVIDSVPAAPSSGVLQMAGYERARVDQVEIDAGIMNTVFMDAWRLDPARELSAGQNMGAVTLSWRRPECQDYAFNPGILYSVYRNDTLIAKQLADTVFTDQPLPNGRTVTYKVGVHYTGAQVMSAPLVVTIDLAVAQGESVLPTEYKLFPNYPNPFNPETRIRLDIPATAFGRLEVYDLQGRLVKTLYSGTLSAGRYQYAWASDDQSGRHVASGLYFCRFSSAHYTATQKMMLVK, encoded by the coding sequence GTGAAACTGTCCATGGTGTCGTGCATCCTGTTCTCCCTTTTCTGTGTGGGGGCGCTGCTCGCCGCAGAGCTGGAACCTGCATTGGAAAGCGCGTTGACGACGGCGGGAGCGAATCAGAGCTTCAACGTAATCGTCAAACTTCACTCGCCCCGCGACCTGCGGGCTCTTGACCGGGACCTGCATCTGCGGAAGGCTCCGCTGGCCGAGCGGCATCGGCTGGTCATCCAGGCCTTGAAGGCCAATGCCGCCGAAACACAGCCACCCGTGCGGGCGCGTCTGGACCGGATGAAAGCCGCAGGCGAGATCGGAAACTATCGAGCCTTTTGGATCGAGAACCTGATCACCTTCTCCTGTGGGGCGAAGGCAATTTTGGAGCTGGCGACCGACCCGGCGGTGGAATCCATCGGCTTCGATTACCGGACCGAATTGATTGAACCGGTGGTGCGGGGGCCGCTGCGCCAGCATTTCTTCGGCACTCTGGATAACGAGGCGATTCCGGTCGGGCAGCGAGCCACCGGGGCGACACGGGTAAACCGCGAACTGGGGATCACCGGACACGGACGGCTGGTGGCCGGACTGGACACCGGTGTGGACGGTCTGCATCCTGCCTTGGCCAGCCGCTGGCGCGGCAACGACGCACCGCACGACCAGTGCTTCCGGGACATTCAGGGGCAGCAGGATACCCCGTACGACACCTGGGGGCACGGCACCCATACGATGGGCACGATGTGCGGGCGGGAAATCCGCACCAATGGCGACACGATTACCGTGGGCGCGGCTCCCGACGCCAAGTGGATTGCCTGCAACGCCATCGACAACGGCGGCGATATGACGCAGGAAGTGCTCGACGCGTTTGAGTGGTTTGCCGATCCGGACGGCAATGCGAATACCATCGACGACGTCCCCGACGTGATCCACAATTCGTGGGGACTTCCCGACGGCAGTTGCTTTTCCAACTGGAACACGGCGATTCTGAATTGTGAAGCGGCGGGGCCGGTGGTGACGTGGAGCGCGGGCAATGAAGGCCCGTCCGCCAATTCGCTGCGTCCGCCGGCGCGCTTTGCGCTGAGTGCCACCGAGATGTTCTCGATTGGCGCGGTGGATCTGTCATCCGACAGCGTGGCCCCCTATCCGATTGCCGATTTTTCGAGCCGCGGTCCTTCGGGCTGCGCCCCGAATGCGGCGGCGATCAAACCGGAAATCGTAGCGCCGGGCGTAGACGTCTACTCCAGTTATCCGAATAACAGCTATACGACGATGAGCGGCACGTCGATGGCCGGGCCGCACGTGGCGGGAATTGTGGCGCTGATGCGCGAAGCCTGTCCCAACTGCGACGTGCTGACCATCAAAGAAGCCCTGATGAACACCGCAATCGACGCCGACTATGGTCCGCAGGGCGATGACAACACGTTCGGCATGGGCATGGTGGATGCCTATGCGGCGGTGGTGTCGGTGTCGGCGCTGGGACGCGTGGACGGCACGATTACGCTGGCGAACGGCGATCCGCTGCCGGGCGTGCGGGTGCAGGCGGTGGGGCAACCCGGGTTTACATTGAGCAATGCGGCGGGATATTATAATCTTGTCGTGGTGGAAGAGGGCAGCTACACCGTCAACTACACCAAGTTCGGCTACCAGACGCAGATTCAGCAGAACGTGCAGATTGTCGCCCAAGATACGGTACACATCAGTCTGACCATGCCGCCGACACCGTCCGGGATTCTGGCGGGCACGGTGATTACGCAGAGCGGTTTTCCTGTGGCGGGGGCGCGGGTGAGTTTTACCGGAACGCCGCTCGATACCTTGCTGAACAATGCGAGCGGCCAGTTCGTGCAGTCGCTGCCGATCAATCCATATTCGGTGCATATCCGCTATTCGGTGGCCACGGTTCCACCGCGGATTTACGACGCCGATACCACGGTGACGGTGACCGCCGCGGATACGACGCATGTGATTTTGACACTTCCGATTGCGATGTGCGAGCCCAGCCCGGCGGATGCCTACGGCTACCGGGTGTATGACCGCTTTGACCGCGCTCTGCCCTGTCCCTATGACTGGGTGGACATAAGGCCCTCGGGTGGCGGTCACGGCACCGCGTTCACGTATCCGCATGCTGATTCGGCGGCCTTCTTTGCCGCGCCGTTTCCGATGATCTTTTATGGCTGGCTGACGGACAGTCTGACGGTCAACTGCAACGGCTGGATGCTGCCGGGAATTCACCGGGAGACGGGCCGGATCAACACGCGCATTCCGTCCGATTCCGCCGGCGATCCTCCGGGAATCATTGCACCGCTGTGGGGTGATTTCGACCGGGGATTTGGGGAAAGCCAGTACAGCTACTTCGACAGTGCGGGTGGCCGCTGGATTTTTGAATTTGTCAGCCAGCGCCTGCTGCCCAACCATCTGGTGAATACGTGGGAAGTGCAGTTGCTCGATCCGGCATTCTATCCCACAGCCACGGGCGACTGCGAGATGCGCTTCCTGTATGGCTCATTAAGCGGTTCGGGATCATGCACCGTCGGACTGGAAAACCCCGCCGAGAACACCGGGGTTCAGGTGCAGCGCACGGTGCTGAGCGACTGGTCGTGGCCGGTGCAGGATCAGGCGGCCCTGCGAGTCACCACGGGGCACGTTACAGAGTACGGCCAGGTGACGCTGATTCTATCGCTGAATCCGCCGCCGGCGGAAGGCACGACGCGCACCGTGCGGTTTGCGGGACGCCTGATGAGTGCCTCCGGCACGCAACCGCTGGTGATCGATTCGGTGCCCGCGGCGCCGTCGAGTGGAGTCTTGCAGATGGCGGGCTATGAGCGGGCGCGGGTGGATCAGGTGGAGATCGACGCGGGAATCATGAACACCGTGTTCATGGATGCCTGGCGGCTGGATCCGGCGCGCGAACTGTCCGCCGGACAGAACATGGGCGCGGTCACGCTAAGCTGGCGGCGGCCCGAGTGTCAGGACTATGCATTCAATCCGGGCATCCTGTATTCCGTTTACCGCAATGACACGCTGATTGCCAAGCAGTTGGCCGATACGGTTTTCACCGACCAGCCGCTGCCCAATGGCCGAACCGTTACGTACAAAGTCGGTGTGCACTATACGGGCGCGCAGGTGATGTCCGCGCCGCTGGTGGTGACGATTGACCTGGCGGTGGCGCAGGGCGAAAGCGTGCTGCCGACCGAATACAAGCTGTTCCCCAACTATCCGAATCCTTTCAATCCGGAAACCCGGATCCGGCTGGACATTCCGGCCACGGCGTTCGGACGGCTGGAGGTGTATGATTTGCAGGGACGGCTGGTGAAGACGCTCTACAGCGGGACGCTGAGTGCAGGACGCTACCAATATGCCTGGGCCAGCGATGACCAGAGCGGACGGCACGTGGCCAGCGGCCTCTACTTCTGCCGCTTCTCTTCTGCCCACTACACCGCCACCCAGAAAATGATGCTCGTGAAGTAA
- a CDS encoding T9SS type A sorting domain-containing protein yields MRCRYAFFLLAALWCAGLAGAATHHVPADFATIQAAIDASALHDTVLVAAGTYYENISFRGHSIVLASEYLLTHNPAAITATIINGSQPANADTGTVVRIVSGEDSTTALIGFTITGGTGTPLADQQSHLVYVEAGGVMTDGTSPIIAHNYIVGNDASRVPAGVTSAGGGGIRCGFGHPQLLNNVVARNTGRYYGGGIVINLASAILRNNVVCQNSGGQDFGGGGVWMYGSAFPASTVENNSIVGNSTTLNGGGVLISSTSVNLINNIIWANTARTTGPQISRTNSFGATTYNDVQGGLAGNGNIAVYPAFADTNLLLAAGSPCINAGDSSAIYNDPDGSRNDMGAYGGPGATPLVPFSVPLLRHSPNSVDFGFANPGTPAPRNLILADPSTGGVRIDSARIVGPSGGAVTLVSIPTHLAPYAQDTARLVWSPTQNVSLSDTLLIFTNDSSSNPARIALMGQASEGISPAGNSPLPSVFRLLQNYPNPFNPATQIRFDLPRAAHVRLEIFDLLGHHVATLLNEDTVAGGHAVIWDATSQPSGLYFCRFSTKSFSDTKKMLLLK; encoded by the coding sequence ATGCGGTGCAGATATGCCTTTTTTCTCTTGGCCGCGCTGTGGTGCGCAGGCCTTGCCGGTGCGGCGACGCATCATGTTCCCGCCGATTTTGCCACCATTCAGGCGGCCATCGACGCCAGTGCGCTGCACGATACCGTGCTGGTGGCAGCAGGCACCTACTATGAGAATATCAGTTTTCGCGGCCACAGCATTGTGCTGGCCAGCGAGTACCTGCTGACGCATAACCCTGCCGCCATTACCGCCACCATCATTAACGGCAGCCAGCCGGCCAATGCCGACACCGGAACCGTGGTGCGCATCGTGTCGGGAGAAGATTCCACCACGGCGCTGATCGGCTTCACCATTACCGGTGGCACCGGAACTCCGCTGGCCGATCAGCAGAGTCATCTGGTATACGTCGAGGCCGGCGGCGTGATGACCGACGGCACCTCGCCTATCATTGCGCACAACTACATCGTGGGCAATGATGCCTCGCGGGTCCCCGCCGGGGTGACCAGTGCGGGCGGCGGCGGCATCCGTTGCGGGTTCGGCCATCCGCAGCTTCTGAACAATGTGGTCGCCCGCAATACAGGCCGCTATTACGGCGGCGGAATTGTCATCAACCTCGCCAGCGCCATCCTGCGCAATAATGTGGTCTGCCAAAACAGCGGGGGCCAGGACTTCGGCGGAGGCGGTGTGTGGATGTACGGCAGCGCCTTTCCGGCCAGCACCGTCGAGAACAACTCCATTGTCGGCAACAGCACCACACTCAACGGCGGCGGAGTGCTGATCTCCTCGACGTCGGTGAATCTGATCAACAATATTATCTGGGCCAATACCGCGCGCACCACCGGGCCGCAGATTTCCCGCACCAACTCGTTTGGTGCCACCACCTACAATGATGTGCAGGGTGGCCTTGCGGGCAACGGCAATATTGCGGTCTATCCGGCATTCGCCGACACCAATCTGCTGCTTGCGGCAGGCTCGCCGTGCATCAATGCCGGGGATTCCAGCGCCATCTACAATGATCCCGACGGCTCGCGCAATGACATGGGAGCGTACGGCGGTCCCGGCGCAACCCCGCTGGTGCCGTTCTCCGTGCCCTTGCTGCGGCACTCGCCCAACAGCGTGGATTTTGGGTTTGCCAATCCGGGCACTCCCGCGCCACGCAACCTGATTCTCGCCGATCCGAGCACCGGCGGCGTGCGCATCGACAGCGCGCGAATTGTGGGTCCTTCCGGCGGCGCTGTGACGCTGGTCTCGATACCCACTCACCTTGCGCCCTACGCCCAGGACACCGCGCGACTGGTCTGGTCGCCGACACAAAATGTTTCCCTGAGCGACACCCTGCTGATCTTCACCAATGATTCCTCCTCCAACCCGGCCCGCATTGCCCTGATGGGTCAAGCATCCGAAGGAATCTCACCCGCCGGGAATTCGCCGCTGCCGTCCGTCTTTCGCCTTTTGCAAAACTATCCCAATCCCTTCAATCCGGCCACGCAAATCCGCTTTGATCTGCCCCGGGCTGCGCACGTCCGTTTGGAAATCTTCGATCTCCTCGGCCACCACGTCGCCACGCTCTTGAATGAAGATACGGTTGCCGGTGGCCATGCCGTCATCTGGGATGCCACCTCGCAGCCCAGCGGCCTCTATTTCTGCCGGTTCAGCACGAAAAGCTTTTCCGACACAAAGAAAATGCTGCTGCTGAAGTAA
- a CDS encoding RNA polymerase sigma factor — translation MGNPFAQNSAEDKLDEALVDAAVQGDRASLERLLERHRPWIYNIAVRMVYNPQDAQDVSQEVMLKILLRLSTFRKESSFRTWLYRIVANHVLQIQRKEHKTLTFTDYARILDETPDLDFPDQSSLPVDAAIVEHETRYECMMGMLLCLDPLQRLIFILGALMGVTDALGSEILGISKANFRQKLSRARQDLHSFMEQKCGLVNPANPCRCTKKTKALIDRGVVNPHSLVYNANYYQRIEQAVESKVQAAGSWFDLRCEELFAGQPFYTGPAFAGQLRTLLDSPQFKEIFNLRERPF, via the coding sequence TTGGGAAATCCGTTTGCACAAAATAGCGCTGAAGATAAGTTAGATGAGGCTCTGGTGGACGCCGCGGTGCAGGGTGACCGCGCCTCTTTGGAGAGGCTGTTGGAACGTCACCGGCCGTGGATCTACAATATCGCGGTGCGCATGGTGTACAACCCGCAGGACGCGCAGGATGTCAGTCAGGAAGTGATGCTGAAAATCCTGCTGCGGCTGTCGACTTTCCGCAAGGAAAGCAGCTTCCGCACATGGCTGTACCGGATTGTGGCGAACCATGTGCTGCAGATCCAGCGCAAGGAACACAAAACTCTGACCTTCACCGACTACGCCCGGATTCTCGACGAGACTCCCGATCTGGATTTCCCCGATCAGAGTTCACTCCCGGTGGATGCGGCTATCGTCGAGCATGAGACACGCTACGAATGCATGATGGGCATGCTGCTGTGTCTCGATCCACTGCAACGGCTGATCTTTATTCTCGGCGCGTTGATGGGCGTAACCGATGCCTTGGGCAGCGAAATCCTCGGCATCAGCAAGGCCAACTTCCGGCAGAAACTCTCCCGCGCCCGGCAGGACCTGCACAGCTTTATGGAGCAGAAGTGCGGGTTGGTCAATCCGGCCAACCCCTGCCGCTGCACCAAGAAGACCAAGGCATTGATCGACCGCGGAGTGGTCAACCCGCACAGCCTGGTGTACAACGCCAACTATTACCAGCGCATTGAACAGGCGGTGGAAAGCAAGGTGCAGGCGGCGGGGAGCTGGTTTGACCTGCGCTGCGAAGAGTTGTTCGCCGGACAGCCGTTCTACACGGGTCCGGCTTTTGCCGGACAGCTTCGCACTCTGCTGGACAGCCCGCAGTTTAAGGAAATCTTCAATCTGAGAGAACGCCCCTTCTGA
- a CDS encoding FAD-dependent oxidoreductase codes for MKHLIIGFGAAGANAAEYLRRNDGEAEITVLNGEATPFYLRLDLEGIFAGKPPEQLMPRPPEFWDEKRVTIIPHRAVKVDPLRQEVTTGSGQILSYDRLLIAAGTSPRKLAVPGRELPGVFHYHTLEDAKAIHAERERAKRVVIVGGGILGLEMAHAAVEFGWDITMLVRGGFVGSPMVDEKGGALVLEALRKAGVKVHFQDQVQSFEGQAGILRRVQTRQGHTLDVDLAALCVGTQPDTDFLLDSGLLTAGRLIVNEKLGASAPHVWAAGDAAVVRTTGGRLVSCHTWNVAQSQARTAAANMLGGEGTWRDDAVYNLDLLFDQPFAMIGAWDDRHEPGRIIHELSAPGAYRALVTREGILEGAFLLGNREGDRRVRKLIVGNARIEGKIDRVFAPDATPEEFAEK; via the coding sequence ATGAAGCATTTGATTATCGGCTTCGGCGCCGCAGGGGCCAACGCCGCCGAGTATCTCCGCCGCAATGACGGCGAAGCGGAAATTACTGTTTTAAATGGCGAAGCCACACCCTTCTACCTCCGGTTGGACCTTGAAGGGATCTTTGCCGGAAAGCCGCCCGAACAGCTCATGCCTCGCCCTCCCGAGTTCTGGGATGAGAAACGGGTGACCATTATTCCGCACCGTGCTGTAAAGGTCGACCCGTTGCGGCAGGAAGTGACTACGGGCTCAGGACAGATTCTGTCCTACGACCGCTTGCTGATTGCTGCCGGAACGTCCCCCCGCAAGCTGGCGGTCCCGGGCCGCGAACTGCCCGGTGTGTTCCACTACCACACCCTCGAAGATGCCAAGGCCATTCACGCCGAGCGCGAACGCGCCAAGCGGGTCGTGATTGTCGGCGGTGGAATTTTGGGGCTGGAAATGGCGCATGCCGCAGTGGAATTCGGCTGGGACATTACCATGCTGGTGCGCGGTGGCTTCGTCGGCTCACCGATGGTCGATGAAAAGGGCGGAGCACTGGTGCTGGAGGCCTTGCGCAAGGCGGGAGTCAAGGTGCATTTCCAAGATCAAGTGCAAAGCTTCGAGGGGCAAGCGGGAATCCTCCGCCGGGTGCAGACCAGGCAGGGGCATACTCTGGATGTCGATCTTGCGGCCCTGTGCGTCGGCACCCAGCCCGACACCGACTTTCTGCTGGACAGCGGCCTGCTCACCGCCGGACGGCTTATTGTCAATGAAAAGCTCGGAGCATCTGCCCCCCACGTCTGGGCGGCGGGTGATGCTGCCGTAGTGAGAACCACCGGCGGACGGCTGGTCTCCTGTCATACGTGGAACGTCGCACAATCACAGGCTCGCACGGCGGCCGCCAACATGCTGGGCGGCGAAGGAACATGGCGGGATGATGCCGTCTACAATCTGGATCTGCTTTTCGACCAGCCCTTTGCCATGATCGGCGCCTGGGATGATCGCCATGAGCCGGGTCGCATCATCCATGAGTTGTCCGCACCCGGCGCCTACCGGGCGTTGGTAACCCGGGAGGGCATCCTCGAAGGAGCCTTCCTGCTGGGCAACCGGGAAGGCGACCGTCGCGTGCGCAAGCTGATTGTGGGCAACGCCCGCATTGAAGGCAAGATCGACCGGGTCTTCGCCCCCGACGCCACACCCGAAGAGTTTGCGGAAAAATGA
- a CDS encoding chemotaxis protein CheW produces MASESQWVTFRVGGEVFGFEIQYVKEMLRMPDVHAVPHAADDNLGVILLRSEVIPVFDLRRKFGHPSREQAAAGLIELLRARQQDHENWLRELESSVKEEREFSLATDPHKCKFGMWYDQYQSEDAALARILKRFEEPHQRIHLLGAQVKENQAKGDYGNAAVLIQRARELVLTGLCHLFDEAIKHLEESARAGLVLVGTHSCTLGVAVDEIHAVMRCADDEIQPPDSIPGSENFGGLIGLLPIKGSHKFVMLLDPAQLYPQLIAPHKEMVTP; encoded by the coding sequence ATGGCCAGTGAGTCTCAGTGGGTAACCTTCCGCGTCGGCGGCGAAGTCTTCGGCTTCGAAATTCAGTACGTCAAAGAAATGCTGCGGATGCCCGATGTACACGCGGTTCCCCATGCGGCGGACGACAATCTGGGAGTCATTCTGCTGAGATCCGAGGTCATACCGGTTTTTGACCTGCGCCGCAAGTTCGGCCATCCTTCACGGGAGCAGGCGGCGGCAGGATTGATCGAATTGTTGCGCGCGCGCCAGCAGGATCACGAGAACTGGCTGCGGGAATTGGAATCCAGCGTGAAGGAGGAGCGTGAGTTCTCGCTGGCCACCGATCCGCACAAATGCAAGTTCGGAATGTGGTACGACCAGTATCAGTCAGAGGACGCTGCGTTGGCGCGAATTCTCAAACGGTTTGAAGAGCCTCACCAGCGGATCCACTTGCTTGGCGCACAGGTGAAGGAGAATCAGGCGAAGGGGGACTATGGAAATGCGGCGGTGCTGATTCAGCGCGCCCGGGAGCTTGTCCTGACCGGCCTGTGCCATCTGTTTGACGAAGCGATCAAGCATTTGGAGGAGAGTGCCCGGGCAGGTCTAGTGCTGGTGGGCACGCATTCCTGCACTCTGGGTGTGGCGGTGGATGAGATCCATGCCGTGATGCGTTGTGCCGACGACGAGATTCAGCCGCCCGATTCCATTCCGGGCAGCGAGAATTTCGGCGGTCTGATCGGGTTACTGCCGATCAAAGGCTCGCACAAATTCGTGATGCTGCTTGACCCCGCGCAACTCTATCCGCAACTGATCGCTCCCCACAAGGAAATGGTTACCCCATAA
- a CDS encoding chemotaxis protein CheW produces MSTETQWVTFRVARETFAFAVQHVKEMLRLPEVHAVPQASPDNLGVILLRSEVIPVFDLRRKFGLQSLTDTADELVTLLRARLQDHENWLAELRRSIAEQREFSLTTDPHKCKFGMWYDTFETDDPWLARLLRRFDEPHRRIHQVGEAVLAFQHAQQYDKAHEAARSTAGLFLADLKRLFGETINHITEQSRPSLMVVATSSATLGVAVDEIQAVVRCHAEEIQPPDSIPGSEDFGGLVGLLPIKGSQKFVMLLDPAQLYPQLANPLPEVIP; encoded by the coding sequence ATGAGTACAGAAACTCAATGGGTGACCTTCCGGGTCGCCAGGGAAACGTTCGCGTTCGCCGTGCAGCATGTGAAGGAGATGCTGCGCTTGCCTGAAGTACACGCCGTACCTCAGGCGTCGCCGGATAATCTGGGAGTGATCCTTTTGCGCTCCGAAGTGATTCCGGTTTTTGATCTGCGGCGGAAGTTTGGACTGCAGTCCCTGACGGACACGGCGGACGAACTGGTCACCCTGTTGCGCGCGCGGTTACAGGACCATGAGAATTGGCTGGCGGAGTTGCGGCGCAGCATCGCGGAACAGCGCGAGTTTTCGCTGACCACCGATCCACACAAATGCAAGTTCGGAATGTGGTATGACACCTTCGAGACCGATGATCCGTGGCTGGCCAGGCTGCTGCGGAGATTCGATGAGCCTCACCGCCGGATCCACCAGGTGGGGGAAGCGGTTTTGGCCTTTCAGCACGCCCAACAGTACGACAAGGCACACGAGGCCGCCCGTTCTACGGCAGGGCTTTTTCTGGCCGATTTGAAGCGACTCTTCGGTGAAACGATCAATCACATCACCGAGCAGAGCCGGCCAAGCCTGATGGTGGTGGCTACGTCGAGCGCGACGCTCGGTGTTGCCGTGGACGAAATTCAGGCGGTAGTGCGCTGCCATGCGGAAGAGATTCAGCCGCCCGACTCGATTCCCGGGAGCGAAGACTTCGGCGGGCTGGTGGGCCTGTTGCCGATCAAAGGCTCACAGAAATTTGTAATGCTGCTCGACCCCGCGCAGCTCTATCCGCAGTTGGCGAATCCGCTGCCGGAGGTGATTCCGTAA
- the rsgA gene encoding ribosome small subunit-dependent GTPase A, with translation MTLSFPSEANARVITVAGKRCRLDLQDGSRVDAIARGRLFEGEEGGEVVVGDLVRTEPHHGHWMVETVLPRRNEFVREGLRKERQVLFANVDRVLIVASLSQPETKAAAIDRFLVAALRGGVPPILVLTKTDLDSDSQRAQELRQTYQAFDLTVFALSNHTGEGADVVAAQLTGGISALVGNSGVGKSSLLNRLIPGLELRVREVSSWSGKGTHTTTAALLVPYGEQAAVIDTAGMKSFVPYGINRDNLEDLFPDIARFAPDCRFRNCRHLSEPDCAVRAATESGNLAAVRLKSYYRLLEELT, from the coding sequence GTGACTCTTTCTTTTCCTTCTGAAGCAAATGCGCGTGTGATTACCGTGGCGGGGAAACGTTGCCGGCTGGATCTGCAGGACGGCTCCCGGGTGGACGCCATCGCGCGCGGCAGACTGTTTGAAGGAGAAGAGGGCGGGGAAGTGGTGGTTGGCGATCTGGTGCGGACCGAACCGCATCATGGCCATTGGATGGTGGAAACGGTCTTGCCGCGCCGCAATGAATTCGTGCGCGAAGGCTTGCGCAAGGAACGGCAGGTGCTGTTTGCCAATGTGGACCGCGTGCTGATTGTGGCGTCCCTCTCGCAGCCCGAAACCAAGGCCGCGGCGATCGACCGTTTTCTGGTGGCCGCGCTGCGGGGTGGCGTGCCGCCGATCCTCGTGCTCACCAAAACCGATCTGGACTCCGACAGCCAGCGCGCGCAGGAACTCCGCCAGACCTACCAGGCCTTCGATCTGACCGTCTTTGCCCTCAGCAATCATACCGGAGAAGGTGCGGATGTCGTGGCGGCGCAACTCACCGGCGGAATCAGCGCGCTGGTGGGCAATTCGGGAGTGGGGAAGAGTTCTCTGTTGAACCGGCTGATTCCGGGACTGGAACTGCGCGTGCGCGAGGTCAGCTCCTGGTCAGGCAAAGGCACCCATACCACAACCGCCGCACTGCTGGTCCCTTACGGCGAGCAGGCGGCGGTAATCGATACGGCCGGAATGAAAAGTTTTGTGCCGTACGGCATCAACCGGGACAACCTCGAAGACCTGTTTCCCGACATTGCCCGCTTTGCGCCGGACTGCCGTTTCCGCAATTGCCGCCACCTGAGCGAGCCGGACTGTGCCGTGCGCGCCGCCACCGAGAGTGGCAATCTGGCCGCCGTGCGCCTAAAATCTTACTACCGGCTGCTGGAAGAACTCACCTAA